The following are from one region of the Nerophis ophidion isolate RoL-2023_Sa linkage group LG20, RoL_Noph_v1.0, whole genome shotgun sequence genome:
- the aanat1 gene encoding serotonin N-acetyltransferase, giving the protein MSVVSSVSFLKPLRMRSPVAQGRRHTLPASEFRSLSPEDAISVFEIEREAFISVSGECPLLLDEVRHFLTLCPELSLGWFEEGRLVAFIIGSLWDQDKLTMDALTLHKPHGMTVHIHVLAVHRTFRQQGKGSILMWRYLQYLRCLPYVRRAVLMCEDFLVPFYQKSGFKSQGPSRISVGPLTFVEMCYPVRGHAFMRRNSGC; this is encoded by the exons ATGTCGGTGGTGAGCTCAGTGTCTTTCCTCAAGCCGCTCCGCATGCGCTCCCCGGTGGCGCAGGGACGTCGACACACGCTGCCGGCCAGCGAGTTCCGCTCGCTCAGCCCTGAGGACGCCATCAGCGTCTTTGAGATCGAGAGAGAAG CGTTCATCTCCGTGTCCGGCGAGTGTCCTCTCCTGCTGGACGAAGTGCGTCACTTCTTGACTTTGTGTCCCGAGCTGTCCCTGGGTTGGTTCGAGGAGGGTCGCCTGGTGGCCTTCATCATCGGATCACTGTGGGACCAGGACAAGCTGACCATG GACGCCCTGACGCTCCACAAACCCCACGGCATGACGGTGCACATCCACGTGCTGGCGGTGCACCGCACCTTCCGCCAGCAGGGCAAAGGCTCCATCCTGATGTGGCGCTACCTGCAGTACCTGCGCTGCCTGCCCTACGTGCGCCGGGCCGTCCTCATGTGTGAGGACTTCCTGGTTCCCTTCTACCAGAAGTCCGGCTTCAAGTCCCAGGGCCCCAGCCGGATCTCCGTGGGGCCCCTCACTTTCGTGGAGATGTGCTACCCGGTCCGAGGACACGCCTTCATGCGGCGGAACAGCGGGTGCTGA